The window GTAGAGAATGAATCCTGTGGGGAGGTAGTCGACCACTGTGGAGAATGAATCCTGTGGGGAGGTAGTCGACCACTGTGGAGAATGAATCCTGTGGGGAGGTAGTCGACCACTGTGGAGAATGAATCCTGTGGGGAGGTAGTCGACCACTGTGGAGAATGAATCCTGTGGGGAGGTGGTCGACCAATTTGGAGAATGAATCCTGTGGGGAGGTAGTCAACCACTGTAGAGAATGAATCCTGTGGGGAGGTGGTCGAGGTGGTCGAGGTGGTCGACCGCTGTGGAGAATGAATCCTGTGGGGAGGTGGTCGACCGCTGTGGAGAATGAATCCTGTGGGGAGGTGGTCGACCGCTGTGGAGAATGAATCCTGTGGGGAGCAGGTCGACCGCTGTGGAGAATGAATCCTGTGGGGAGGTGGTCGACCGCTGTGGAGAATGAATCCTGTGGGGAGCAGGTCGACCGCTGTGGAGAATGAATCCTGTGGGGAGGTGGTCGACCGCTGTGGAGAATGAATCCTGTGGGGAGCAGGTCGACCGCTGTGGAGAATGAATCCTGTGGGGAGGTGGTCGACCACTGTGGAGAATGAATCCTGTGGGGAGGTGGTCGACCGCTGTGGAGAATGAATCCTGTGGGGAGGTGGTCGACCGCTGTGGAGAATGAATCCTGTGGGGAGCAGGTCGACCGCTGTGGCGATCAGAACAtaggaggagacacacacacacacacacacatcccacttCCCTTCACAGTCTACACAAACAAAGCCCAATGAAATGGGGCTTAGAAACCTCAAGCTCATTCTTCTCACCAGACTAGACCGCCTTTGATGATCATGCGTTCTTTTATTTTTAACGATTTGCTGAATATTTATTTTCCTAAACATCTAAAGATGGCGATGCAATGTGATATGATAATTTATGAGGAGGAGAAAATAGGATaatctgcgtgcgtgcgtgtgttctcCACAGCGTACAAAGAGAAGATGAAGGagatgtctgtcctgtctctcctctgctcctgccTGTACCCAGAGACACGCAAGAACCTGGTAGGAGAGTTCCAAGGTAAACAGAAATATCAcctgactttaaaaaaatatataataattcaACTTACAGCAAAGCCAACCAAGAGGCAATTAAAAACAAAAGTGAAAGTTTGATTTGCGGTAATATTATCACTACAAAGGCAGGATTTAGAGTTTCCCTCTGTGGTTTTCCTCTGTCCATCCTCTTCTTCTAGTAGCAGGCATGGAGGTGAAGCCCATCAACAAGCGCGCCTCTGGCCAGGCCTTCGAGGTGATCCTGAAGCCCCCCTCTCCGGTGTCAGACGCAGCCCACTGTGTCACCTCGCCCCCTAAGAAGGATGTCTCTCTGGAGGACATCCAGAAGAAGCTGGAGGCCGCTGAGGACCGGAGGAGAGTGAGTCCGTTAGCATAAGCGGACAACTTAATTCCGTCACTGTATCACACTGAATCATGCTAGCATATGACACTTTGTCCTATCCTTCTTAGCCTATACGTTGGCTTGGCTTAGACTTTGACTGttatacttacttacttactaagCAACGATCATATTCATCAGGCAAAGGAATGACACTAAAACAAATTATTACCCTTGTATCTTGTATTGTTCCCACCTTGTATCTTGGATTATCCTgcattctactctattctgttctattctactttTTTTCCcgattatattctactctattctattctatcacCGCTTCAGTCCCAGGAGGCCCAGGTTCTCAGGGCCCTGGCAGAAAAGCGGGAGCACGAGAGAGACGTGGTGATGAAGGCCATGGAGGAGAACAGCAACTTCAGCAAGATGGCAGAGGAGAAGCTGACCATGAAGATGGAGCAGATCAAGGAGAACCGCCAGGCCTACCTGGCCTCCATCATGGAGCGCCTGCAGGAGAAGGTGAGAATAGAGTTTGGTGGGAAAGATGGTAGGTGGAGACAGCAAGACCAGGGGAGTGGACAAGAGGTTGATATTTTTCGGTAGGTGCTTCGAGCATCATTCACGGATGAAAAACTGGCCATTGTAGTTGAATATGTCAGCTGAAAGGGAAGTGTAAATTGACAGACTTGAACCAGAGAGTCTCAGGGCCGGGTCAGTATTGAGAGGTGTCCAACATggcagcatctctctctgtgttgtcctcaGGAGAGGCATGCCCAGGTGGTGCGCAGGAACAAAGAGCTGAGGGAAGAGCTGACAGCGTGAGCAGGCGAGGGGCGCCACAAACCATCGTACCCCCCTACAGCCACCCTCCTGTACCCTGTACTCCTCCGCCCCCTCCCAAGGGACTCCCCTGACAACCCCACTTCTACAGCACCCCCAGCGTCAGAAGACCTCcccagagtgaggaggaggaccCACCGGCACCCCACACCAACAGCATTAGCAAATGGGGGGATTGCAaaaaaaatgaccaaaatgtcaCCCACTCCTCCCTCATAAATCAGGCTTTTGCTCGATTTCAAATGCTGAAAAAAGAAAAGATGAAAAGCCAACCAAGTTATAGTGGGTATTGTTTTTTGTAAATACTTATTTttttgttatatacagtaggatagTACAGCAGAAGTATTGCAGTGTGCCATTTTAGCATTTTCTCTATCTATGGAtgtacttttatttttatttttttctcaaaCAAAAATCGTTTGCAGTTTCTCTCGTACTATAAGGCTTCTGTGTTGTTGTGAGTTCGCCAGCTAGCCGACGTGCGTTTGCGCTGGTTATTTTCTGACCATGTCTGTTTCTGTGTCAGTCAGTTAGTGTGGGGATGATGATAATACAGGCTGCTCATTGACTTCCAGGAGAGAGACTAGCTAGACATTAGGAGAATACTATAGCTTTTATGAGCCgattctctcctgtctgtctgtctgatctccCACTCTCTTGCATAGAGTAGTtcattcacacacatgcacatacacagacTGAGGAATTTGGCAAACGTGACATGTCGTTTAAGAGGAGCTTGCTAAATTCTGTCAGTTGGGCATCGCAGAAGTCACATGACATCCTTGGTTCATACCGTGATGTCACAGAGGGGTGTTATGGTCCTTTCTCGTTCCCAAGACCCCCTGCGTCATCTGTCAATCACTCTCtcagcatgtactgtatgtaccatCTTAGACGTGTAGATAATGTAATCGTGCCTAGAATGCTACAAGCTCATATAGCGGTTAACGCTTAAGCAATGGTAGATCACTAAGTAACATCCATGTCCCTAAATAGGCTAATGAGCCCTCTCAGCTCTTTCATGTTGTGCCACAGAGGAACCGAGCCAAATGCTACTACGGAGGTTTCACTCTCTATGGAGAATCATAGTTTGACTCTCTCACTATTGAGAATGAGTCATTATACCGTCGTCTCTTAACTGTGTACGGCAAACTATGGCACAGG of the Oncorhynchus tshawytscha isolate Ot180627B linkage group LG31, Otsh_v2.0, whole genome shotgun sequence genome contains:
- the LOC112229430 gene encoding stathmin-2 isoform X2; its protein translation is MAKTAIAYKEKMKEMSVLSLLCSCLYPETRKNLVGEFQAGMEVKPINKRASGQAFEVILKPPSPVSDAAHCVTSPPKKDVSLEDIQKKLEAAEDRRRSQEAQVLRALAEKREHERDVVMKAMEENSNFSKMAEEKLTMKMEQIKENRQAYLASIMERLQEKERHAQVVRRNKELREELTA
- the LOC112229430 gene encoding stathmin-2 isoform X1; this translates as MAKTAIAYKEKMKEMSVLSLLCSCLYPETRKNLVGEFQVAGMEVKPINKRASGQAFEVILKPPSPVSDAAHCVTSPPKKDVSLEDIQKKLEAAEDRRRSQEAQVLRALAEKREHERDVVMKAMEENSNFSKMAEEKLTMKMEQIKENRQAYLASIMERLQEKERHAQVVRRNKELREELTA